The following are from one region of the Phormidium sp. PBR-2020 genome:
- a CDS encoding GDSL family lipase encodes MKVAPVSRSQPVSRVSKPIPVWGILSLTTNGILLVTVMILIGREQADESLPVPEGNPVATVEVTPTPEPTATPLPSPEPRVEELPRSTYQERVQRLREEAEAIAANSPERLYVLAGDSLSLSFPEELLPLEVAWLNQGISGEGSQGLYERLPLLDDTRPDKIFVMIGINDLLRGEDDETILENHRRIIKDILWIHPNTEVVIQSILPHSGENATWEGREKLRDVPNQRIERLNERLAAIAQVEGAIYLNLYPLFVDDTGYLNPAFTTDGLHLNQQGYELWRIALILADTL; translated from the coding sequence ATGAAAGTTGCACCCGTCTCGCGATCACAGCCTGTGTCTAGAGTATCGAAGCCTATCCCCGTCTGGGGGATTCTTTCCCTAACGACGAATGGCATCTTGTTAGTCACCGTGATGATTTTGATTGGCCGGGAACAGGCCGATGAGTCGCTCCCGGTTCCTGAGGGTAATCCTGTCGCGACTGTTGAGGTAACGCCCACACCTGAACCTACGGCCACTCCGCTTCCTTCCCCTGAACCGAGAGTTGAGGAATTACCTCGCAGCACCTATCAGGAGCGTGTTCAACGCTTACGGGAAGAGGCAGAGGCGATCGCCGCCAATTCCCCAGAACGCCTCTATGTGTTGGCGGGAGACTCGCTCAGCTTAAGCTTTCCCGAGGAACTGCTGCCCCTAGAGGTTGCCTGGCTCAATCAAGGGATTTCTGGAGAAGGCTCCCAAGGACTGTATGAGCGACTGCCCCTGTTGGATGACACCCGCCCCGATAAAATTTTTGTCATGATTGGCATTAATGATTTGCTACGGGGAGAGGACGACGAGACCATTCTGGAAAACCACCGCAGAATCATTAAAGATATTCTCTGGATTCATCCCAACACAGAGGTGGTGATTCAATCGATTTTGCCCCATAGCGGTGAGAATGCGACCTGGGAGGGCCGGGAGAAACTCCGAGATGTCCCTAACCAACGGATTGAGCGGCTCAACGAACGCTTAGCGGCGATCGCCCAAGTGGAGGGGGCCATCTACCTCAACCTCTATCCCCTCTTTGTCGATGACACGGGCTACCTCAACCCGGCGT